A single genomic interval of Streptomyces sp. BA2 harbors:
- a CDS encoding ArsA family ATPase — protein MRTLLVTGPGGSGRTTVAAATALSAAREGRRALLITADRVDTGEEQGLTVQRLTPGEEFRDDLLALQNRAASALDLLGAGRLEGEELTPLPGSDELALLRALRDAGQAAYDTVVVDLPPAPRALSLLALPEQLRRYLRRLLPPERQAARALRPMLGRIAGVPMPASWLYETADRWDTELAAAQAVIEDPRTTVRLVAEPGPAGADAVRAAATGLALQGLRTDAVHANRVLPDDTPDTWLAELIAQQRKTLAEWEETYGDGLLPLPHLGRDARGADDLAALGVPAPAAAPEAVRWPVVDALADDGVLIWHIPLPGAVREELGLIRRGDELVVTAGPFRRMVTLPSALRRCTVEGAGLREGELRVRFAPDPDLWPRTR, from the coding sequence ATGCGCACACTCCTCGTCACCGGCCCCGGCGGCTCCGGCCGAACCACTGTCGCCGCGGCCACGGCGCTGTCCGCCGCCCGCGAGGGACGCCGGGCCCTGCTGATCACGGCCGACCGGGTCGACACCGGCGAAGAGCAAGGCCTCACCGTCCAGCGGCTCACCCCCGGCGAGGAGTTCCGGGACGACCTCCTGGCCCTGCAGAACCGTGCCGCCTCCGCGCTGGACCTGCTCGGCGCCGGACGCCTCGAAGGCGAGGAGCTCACGCCCCTGCCCGGCAGCGACGAACTGGCCCTGCTGCGCGCCCTGCGCGACGCGGGTCAGGCCGCGTACGACACCGTGGTGGTGGACCTGCCCCCGGCGCCCCGCGCCCTCTCGCTCCTCGCGCTCCCCGAGCAGCTGCGCCGCTACCTCCGCAGGCTGCTGCCCCCCGAGCGGCAGGCGGCCCGCGCCCTGCGGCCCATGCTCGGCCGCATCGCGGGCGTCCCGATGCCCGCCTCCTGGCTGTACGAGACCGCGGACCGCTGGGACACCGAACTCGCCGCCGCGCAGGCCGTGATCGAGGACCCGCGAACGACGGTCCGCCTGGTCGCCGAGCCAGGACCCGCCGGCGCCGACGCCGTGCGCGCCGCCGCCACCGGCCTCGCGCTGCAGGGCCTGCGCACCGACGCCGTGCACGCCAACCGCGTCCTGCCCGACGACACCCCCGACACCTGGCTCGCCGAGCTCATCGCCCAGCAGCGCAAGACGCTGGCCGAGTGGGAAGAGACGTACGGCGACGGCCTTCTCCCGCTCCCGCACCTGGGCCGCGATGCCCGCGGCGCCGACGACCTGGCCGCCCTCGGCGTGCCCGCTCCCGCCGCGGCCCCGGAGGCCGTGCGGTGGCCCGTCGTCGACGCCCTCGCCGACGACGGCGTACTGATCTGGCACATCCCTCTCCCCGGCGCCGTACGCGAGGAGCTCGGTCTGATCCGGCGCGGGGACGAACTCGTCGTCACCGCGGGACCCTTCCGGCGCATGGTGACCCTGCCGTCCGCCCTGCGCCGCTGCACCGTCGAGGGGGCCGGGCTGCGCGAGGGCGAGCTGCGGGTGCGGTTCGCGCCGGACCCCGATCTGTGGCCGCGGACACGGTGA
- a CDS encoding SRPBCC family protein gives MAEHTSSSITIEAAPAEVMGVIADFARYPDWTGEVKEAEVLDTDDQGRAKQVRLVMDAGAIKDDQTLGYTWTGENEVSWTLVKSQMLRSLDGSYLLRPAGTGTEVTYKLTVDVKIPMLGMIKRKAEKVIIDRALAGLKKRVESGPKA, from the coding sequence ATGGCGGAACACACCAGCTCGAGCATCACGATCGAGGCGGCACCGGCCGAGGTGATGGGAGTGATCGCCGACTTCGCGCGCTACCCGGACTGGACGGGTGAGGTGAAGGAGGCGGAGGTCCTCGACACCGACGACCAGGGCCGCGCCAAGCAGGTCCGCCTCGTCATGGACGCGGGCGCGATCAAGGACGACCAGACCCTCGGGTACACGTGGACCGGCGAGAACGAGGTCAGCTGGACCCTCGTCAAGTCGCAGATGCTGCGGTCGCTGGACGGCTCGTACCTCCTGAGGCCCGCGGGTACCGGCACCGAGGTCACGTACAAGCTGACCGTCGACGTCAAGATCCCCATGCTCGGGATGATCAAGCGCAAGGCGGAGAAGGTCATCATCGACCGGGCGTTGGCGGGCCTGAAGAAGCGGGTGGAGTCGGGCCCCAAGGCCTGA
- a CDS encoding metallophosphoesterase, with protein sequence MVSDVHGNTKDLARAGEGADALVCLGDLVLFLDYADHSRGIFPDLFGEENADRLVELRTARRFDEARELGARLWAGIDRGPAIESAVRKQYAEMFAAFPTPTYATYGNVDMPTLWAEYAGPGTTVLDGARAEIGGRVFGFVGGGLRTPMRTPYEISDEEYAAKIEAVGEVDVLCTHIPPDVPELVYDTVARRFERGSRALLAAIHKTRPRYALFGHVHQPLTRRMRIGATECVNVGHFASSGRPWALEW encoded by the coding sequence GTGGTCAGTGACGTGCACGGCAACACAAAGGATCTCGCCCGCGCGGGCGAGGGAGCCGACGCGCTCGTCTGTCTCGGTGACCTGGTCCTCTTCCTCGACTACGCCGACCACTCGCGCGGCATCTTCCCCGACCTCTTCGGCGAGGAGAACGCCGACCGCCTCGTCGAGCTGCGCACCGCCCGCCGCTTCGACGAGGCCAGGGAGCTGGGCGCGCGGCTGTGGGCAGGCATAGACCGCGGGCCCGCCATCGAGAGCGCGGTACGCAAGCAGTACGCCGAGATGTTCGCCGCCTTCCCCACGCCGACGTACGCCACGTACGGCAATGTCGACATGCCGACCCTCTGGGCCGAGTACGCGGGCCCCGGCACCACCGTCCTCGACGGCGCGCGGGCCGAGATCGGCGGCCGGGTCTTCGGGTTCGTCGGCGGCGGCCTCCGCACGCCCATGCGGACGCCCTACGAGATCAGCGACGAGGAGTACGCGGCCAAGATCGAGGCCGTCGGCGAGGTCGACGTGCTCTGCACGCACATCCCGCCGGACGTGCCCGAGCTCGTGTACGACACCGTCGCGCGCCGCTTCGAACGCGGCAGCCGTGCCTTGCTCGCGGCCATTCACAAGACCCGCCCGCGATACGCACTTTTCGGCCACGTCCACCAGCCCCTGACGCGGCGGATGCGGATCGGGGCGACGGAGTGTGTGAACGTGGGGCACTTCGCGAGCTCGGGCAGGCCGTGGGCCCTGGAGTGGTGA
- a CDS encoding AMP-dependent synthetase/ligase, whose product MREFSLPALYEVPADGNLTDIVRRNAAQHPDVAVIGRKVNGTWQDVNAKTFLAEVRAAAKGLIASGVRPGDRVALMSRTRYEWTLLDFAIWSAGAVTVPVYETSSAEQIQWILGDSGAVGIIVELDTHSAAVESVRDRLPDLVNVWQIDRGGVDELNRAGADVPEETVDERGAVAGADDPATIVYTSGTTGRPKGCVLTHRSFFAECGNVVERLKPLFRTGECSVLLFLPVAHVFGRLVEVAALMAPIKLGHAPDVKNLTDELASFRPTMILGVPRVFEKVYNSARAKAQADGKGKIFDKAADTAIAYSRALDTPSGPSLGLKIKYKTFDKLVYSKLRAVLGGRGEYAISGGAPLGERLGHFFRGIGFTVLEGYGLTESCAATAFNPWDRQKIGTVGQPLPGSVVRIADDGEVLLHGEHLFTEYWNNEGATEEALADGWFHTGDIGTLDEDGYLRITGRKKEIIVTAGGKNVAPAVIEDRIRAHALVAECMVVGDGRPFVGALVTVDDEFLGRWASDHGKPAGSTAASLRDDPDLLAAIQTAVDDGNAAVSKAESVRKFRVLSSQFTEESGHLTPSLKLKRNVVAKDYADEIEAIYRG is encoded by the coding sequence TTGCGCGAGTTCAGCCTTCCGGCCCTGTACGAGGTCCCTGCGGACGGCAATCTGACCGACATCGTCCGCAGAAATGCCGCGCAGCACCCGGATGTCGCCGTCATCGGCCGCAAGGTGAACGGCACCTGGCAGGACGTCAACGCCAAGACCTTCCTCGCCGAGGTGCGCGCCGCGGCCAAGGGGCTCATCGCCTCCGGGGTGCGCCCCGGCGACCGCGTAGCCCTGATGTCCCGCACCCGCTACGAGTGGACGCTCCTCGACTTCGCGATCTGGAGCGCGGGCGCGGTCACCGTGCCGGTGTACGAGACGAGTTCGGCCGAGCAGATCCAGTGGATCCTGGGCGACTCCGGCGCCGTGGGCATCATCGTCGAGCTGGACACGCACAGCGCGGCCGTCGAATCGGTGCGCGACCGGCTCCCCGACCTGGTCAACGTCTGGCAGATCGACCGCGGCGGCGTCGACGAGCTGAACCGCGCGGGCGCCGACGTCCCGGAGGAGACCGTCGACGAGCGCGGCGCGGTCGCGGGCGCCGACGACCCGGCCACCATCGTCTACACCTCGGGCACCACCGGCCGCCCCAAGGGCTGTGTGCTCACCCACCGCAGCTTCTTCGCGGAGTGCGGCAACGTGGTGGAGCGCCTGAAACCGCTCTTCCGCACCGGCGAGTGCTCCGTCCTCCTCTTCCTCCCCGTCGCGCACGTCTTCGGGCGCCTGGTCGAGGTCGCCGCGCTGATGGCGCCGATCAAGCTGGGCCACGCGCCCGACGTCAAGAACCTCACGGACGAGCTGGCGTCGTTCCGGCCGACGATGATCCTGGGCGTCCCGCGCGTCTTCGAGAAGGTCTACAACTCGGCGCGCGCCAAGGCGCAGGCCGACGGCAAGGGCAAGATCTTCGACAAGGCTGCGGACACGGCGATCGCGTACAGCCGCGCGCTCGACACCCCGAGCGGTCCTTCGCTCGGCCTCAAGATCAAGTACAAGACGTTCGACAAGCTGGTCTACAGCAAGCTGCGGGCCGTCCTCGGCGGGCGCGGCGAGTACGCGATCTCGGGCGGCGCACCGCTCGGCGAGCGCCTTGGCCACTTCTTCCGCGGCATCGGCTTCACCGTCCTTGAGGGGTACGGCCTGACGGAGTCGTGCGCGGCCACCGCCTTCAACCCCTGGGACCGCCAGAAGATCGGCACGGTCGGCCAGCCGCTGCCCGGCTCGGTCGTCCGGATCGCCGACGACGGCGAGGTGCTCCTGCACGGCGAGCACCTGTTCACGGAGTACTGGAACAACGAGGGCGCGACCGAAGAGGCGCTGGCCGACGGCTGGTTCCACACGGGCGACATCGGCACCCTCGACGAGGACGGCTACCTCCGGATCACCGGCCGCAAGAAGGAGATCATCGTGACGGCGGGCGGCAAGAACGTCGCTCCCGCGGTGATCGAGGACCGCATCCGCGCGCACGCGCTTGTCGCGGAGTGCATGGTCGTGGGCGACGGGCGGCCCTTCGTGGGCGCGCTGGTCACGGTGGACGACGAGTTTCTCGGCCGGTGGGCCTCGGACCACGGGAAGCCCGCCGGTTCCACGGCGGCGTCGCTCCGGGACGACCCGGATCTTCTTGCCGCGATCCAGACCGCGGTGGACGACGGCAACGCGGCTGTCTCCAAGGCGGAGTCGGTGCGTAAGTTCCGTGTCCTCTCGTCTCAGTTCACGGAGGAGTCGGGTCACCTGACGCCTTCGCTGAAGCTGAAGCGGAATGTTGTGGCCAAGGACTACGCGGACGAGATCGAGGCGATTTACCGCGGGTAG
- a CDS encoding glycosyltransferase family 4 protein has product MHKTLIVTNDFPPRPGGIQAFLHNMALRLDPEQLVVYASTWKRGREGAEATAAFDAEQPFKVVRDPTTMLLPTPRVTRRAVSLLREHGCESVWFGAAAPLGLMSPALRKAGARRLVATTHGHEAGWAQLPASRQLLRRIGDSTDTITYLGEYTRSRIAAALSPAAAGRMVQLPPGVDEKTFHPGSGGDAVRARLGLTDRPVVVCVSRLVPRKGQDTLILAMPRILAAEPEAVLLVVGGGPYEKELRKLAAETRVSDSVRFTGAVPWEELPAHYGAGDVFAMPCRTRRGGLDVEGLGIVYLEASATGLPVVAGDSGGAPDAVLDGETGWVVRGGSPEAAADRIVTLLGDAELRARMGERGREWVEERWRWDLLAERLRELL; this is encoded by the coding sequence ATGCACAAGACCCTGATCGTCACGAACGACTTCCCGCCCAGGCCCGGTGGCATCCAGGCGTTCCTGCACAACATGGCGCTGCGCCTGGACCCCGAACAGCTCGTCGTCTACGCCTCCACGTGGAAGCGGGGACGCGAGGGCGCCGAGGCCACGGCCGCCTTCGACGCGGAGCAACCCTTCAAGGTCGTACGCGACCCCACGACGATGCTGCTCCCGACCCCGCGCGTCACGCGGCGCGCGGTCTCGCTCCTGCGGGAACACGGCTGCGAGTCGGTGTGGTTCGGGGCCGCGGCGCCGCTGGGGCTCATGTCACCGGCGCTGCGCAAGGCGGGCGCGCGGCGTCTCGTCGCCACGACGCACGGGCACGAGGCGGGGTGGGCGCAGCTGCCCGCTTCACGCCAACTGCTCCGCCGCATCGGCGACTCGACGGACACGATCACCTATCTGGGCGAGTACACGCGCTCCCGCATCGCCGCGGCGCTGTCGCCCGCGGCGGCCGGGCGGATGGTCCAACTGCCGCCGGGCGTCGACGAGAAGACGTTCCACCCCGGCTCGGGCGGGGACGCCGTGCGGGCCCGCCTCGGCCTGACGGACCGCCCTGTCGTGGTGTGCGTCTCGCGTCTCGTGCCGCGCAAGGGGCAGGACACGCTGATTCTTGCAATGCCCCGGATTTTGGCGGCGGAGCCGGAGGCCGTGCTTCTCGTGGTGGGCGGCGGGCCCTACGAGAAGGAGCTGCGGAAGCTGGCCGCCGAGACCCGAGTCTCGGACTCCGTGCGGTTCACGGGGGCGGTGCCGTGGGAGGAACTTCCCGCGCATTACGGCGCGGGTGACGTCTTTGCCATGCCGTGCAGGACCCGGCGGGGCGGATTGGACGTGGAGGGCCTCGGCATCGTCTACCTGGAGGCTTCGGCCACGGGGCTCCCGGTGGTGGCCGGTGACTCCGGCGGGGCGCCGGACGCGGTGCTTGACGGTGAGACCGGCTGGGTCGTCCGGGGCGGCTCCCCGGAAGCCGCCGCCGACCGGATCGTCACCCTGCTGGGTGACGCGGAGCTGCGGGCGCGGATGGGGGAGCGGGGCCGGGAGTGGGTGGAGGAGCGGTGGCGCTGGGATCTCCTGGCGGAGAGGCTGCGGGAGTTGCTGTAG
- a CDS encoding glycosyltransferase family 87 protein: MKYPKRGVVRVARILTVWVLTRTVLLLCVFKVLTAPGPDVTSDVAVIYQGWYEVLRTGTFPLDDVTWQYPPAAALAVLSPALLPFVDYTSAFFVLALLSDALVCGLLLYAGRRPGKSLRGAWVWVVGVALLGPTVYARYDVMVTAVAVAALLAGARHPRTMGALAGCGALLKVWPALLLIGMPRARATRSSWGAAVATAAGLTLAFLVTMPGALAFLTFQRDRGTEVESLGALVFHVARHLGWQGEVQLNYGSVEFLGPYVPLVSTLAQGLSVAAFCWLLVWRLRARVWSASTVADAAFVAVLLFTTTSRVISPQYLLWLVGVAAVCLAFRASRMALPARLVLAATFVTFLEFPIWFSHVVASDPLGIALLFVRNGLLVAAALLACRNLWRQTVSEPRARERASAPAEVSRAPREDTYATAP, translated from the coding sequence ATGAAGTATCCGAAAAGGGGCGTGGTGCGCGTGGCGCGGATCCTGACCGTGTGGGTCCTGACCAGGACCGTGCTGCTGCTCTGCGTCTTCAAGGTGCTCACCGCCCCCGGCCCCGACGTGACCAGTGACGTCGCCGTCATCTACCAGGGCTGGTACGAGGTCCTGCGCACCGGCACCTTCCCCCTCGACGACGTCACCTGGCAGTACCCGCCCGCCGCCGCCCTCGCGGTCCTCTCCCCCGCCCTGCTGCCCTTCGTGGACTACACGTCGGCGTTCTTCGTGCTCGCCCTACTCTCCGACGCGCTCGTCTGCGGACTGCTCCTGTATGCGGGCCGCCGGCCCGGCAAGTCCCTCCGGGGGGCCTGGGTGTGGGTCGTGGGCGTGGCGCTGCTCGGGCCGACCGTGTACGCCCGTTACGACGTGATGGTGACGGCCGTCGCGGTCGCCGCGCTGCTCGCCGGGGCGCGCCATCCCCGCACGATGGGGGCGCTCGCGGGGTGCGGCGCGCTGCTCAAGGTGTGGCCCGCCCTGCTGCTCATCGGCATGCCACGCGCGCGTGCCACCCGGAGTTCCTGGGGCGCGGCGGTCGCCACCGCCGCCGGTCTGACCCTCGCCTTCCTGGTGACGATGCCCGGAGCGCTCGCCTTCCTGACCTTCCAGCGCGACCGCGGCACCGAGGTCGAGTCCCTTGGCGCGCTCGTCTTCCATGTCGCACGCCACCTCGGCTGGCAGGGCGAGGTGCAGCTCAACTACGGCTCGGTGGAGTTCCTCGGCCCGTACGTCCCGCTGGTCAGCACCCTGGCGCAGGGGCTCTCCGTGGCGGCCTTCTGCTGGCTCCTGGTGTGGCGGCTTCGCGCGCGCGTCTGGTCCGCCAGCACGGTGGCGGACGCGGCCTTCGTCGCCGTACTGCTGTTCACGACGACGAGCCGGGTGATCAGCCCGCAGTACCTCCTGTGGCTGGTCGGGGTCGCCGCCGTGTGCCTGGCGTTCCGCGCGAGCCGCATGGCGCTGCCCGCGCGCCTGGTGCTCGCGGCCACGTTCGTCACGTTCCTGGAGTTCCCCATCTGGTTCTCGCACGTGGTGGCGAGCGACCCGCTGGGCATCGCCCTGCTCTTCGTACGCAATGGTCTGCTCGTCGCGGCGGCACTGCTCGCCTGCCGGAACCTGTGGCGGCAGACGGTGTCCGAACCACGGGCACGTGAACGCGCGTCGGCGCCCGCAGAGGTCAGCCGAGCTCCGCGCGAAGATACGTACGCCACCGCGCCGTGA
- a CDS encoding NlpC/P60 family protein yields the protein MGSHRRLAQSGPDRSTRVTVLSAAAATAAAALAATPAGAAPQDTPATTKAKVDRLFEQAEKATEAYNKADERADTLRGQVERAKDSVARGQERINTMRGALGSLAGAQYRSGGIDPSLALMLSSDPDGYLDTAAALDRISARQAGELTDLQRAQRSLAQERTEAGRKLSELEKSRTAVARHKRSVEHKLAKARKLLNSLSSQDREEYDRTSRAGRDGMPDLGSAGPSSARAAAAIAAARSAIGKPYVWGANGPSGFDCSGLMQWSYAQAGVGLPRTSQAQRHAGRQVPLAQAQPGDLVAYRDDASHIGMYMGNGQVVHAPYPGAPVRYDPVGMMPVSSVTRI from the coding sequence GTGGGGTCCCATCGTCGTCTCGCGCAGTCCGGCCCGGACCGGAGCACGCGCGTAACCGTCCTGTCAGCCGCCGCGGCAACCGCCGCGGCCGCCCTCGCCGCCACACCGGCGGGCGCCGCACCGCAGGACACCCCGGCGACCACCAAGGCCAAGGTGGACCGCCTCTTCGAGCAGGCCGAGAAGGCCACCGAGGCGTACAACAAGGCCGACGAGCGCGCGGACACGCTGCGCGGGCAGGTCGAGCGGGCCAAGGACAGCGTCGCCCGCGGCCAGGAGCGCATCAACACGATGCGGGGCGCGCTCGGTTCGCTCGCCGGGGCGCAGTACCGCTCGGGCGGCATCGACCCCTCCCTCGCCCTGATGCTCTCCTCCGACCCGGACGGCTACCTGGACACGGCGGCGGCGCTCGACCGCATCAGCGCCCGGCAGGCCGGTGAACTGACCGATCTGCAAAGGGCCCAGCGCAGCCTCGCCCAGGAGCGCACGGAGGCGGGGCGCAAGCTCTCCGAGCTGGAGAAGAGCCGCACCGCCGTGGCCCGCCACAAGCGCAGCGTCGAGCACAAGCTCGCCAAGGCACGCAAGCTGCTCAACTCGCTGTCCTCGCAGGACCGGGAGGAGTACGACAGGACATCGCGCGCGGGACGCGACGGGATGCCGGACCTCGGGAGCGCCGGGCCGTCCTCGGCGCGGGCCGCCGCCGCCATCGCGGCAGCACGGTCGGCGATCGGCAAGCCCTACGTGTGGGGCGCCAACGGCCCGTCCGGCTTCGACTGTTCGGGCCTCATGCAGTGGTCGTACGCACAGGCGGGCGTCGGCCTGCCGCGCACCTCGCAGGCCCAGCGGCACGCGGGGCGCCAGGTGCCGCTGGCCCAGGCGCAGCCCGGTGACCTCGTCGCCTACCGCGACGACGCGAGCCACATCGGGATGTACATGGGCAACGGCCAGGTCGTGCACGCGCCCTACCCCGGCGCCCCCGTGCGCTACGACCCGGTCGGCATGATGCCGGTGTCGTCCGTGACGCGGATCTGA
- a CDS encoding NlpC/P60 family protein, which produces MASHRRPKQPSRARVTVLTATAAAAVALTSQAANATPSEKPSKDEVKSKVDKLYEDAGRATDRYNGAKEKQEKLEKEIGELQDKVARGQEDLNDLRGGLGSMASAQYRSGGLDPSVQLFLSADPDDYLDKASTMDQLSGQQVEALKKVQEKQRTLAQERKEASDKLKDLADTRKELGKKKKEVQSKLGAAQKLLNTLTAKEKQELAAKETRASRDAGDRVDLGKEAPASQRGQAALSAAATQLGKPYVSGGSGPNSYDCSGLTQWGYNQAGVQITRTTYTQQNDGTKIGRSELKPGDLVFFNSLAHVGFYAGNGQVLHAPKPGAVVRYESMSTIGSFQFGVRI; this is translated from the coding sequence GTGGCGTCCCACCGTCGACCCAAGCAGCCGAGCCGCGCGCGCGTGACCGTGCTCACCGCCACCGCCGCCGCTGCCGTCGCACTCACCTCCCAGGCGGCCAACGCGACGCCGAGCGAGAAGCCGAGCAAGGACGAGGTCAAGTCCAAGGTCGACAAGCTCTACGAGGACGCGGGCCGGGCCACCGACCGGTACAACGGCGCCAAGGAGAAGCAGGAGAAGCTCGAGAAGGAGATCGGCGAGCTTCAGGACAAGGTCGCCCGCGGCCAGGAGGACCTCAACGACCTGCGCGGCGGCCTCGGTTCGATGGCCAGCGCGCAGTACCGCTCCGGCGGCCTCGACCCCTCCGTCCAGCTCTTCCTCTCGGCCGACCCGGACGACTACCTCGACAAGGCGTCCACCATGGACCAGTTGAGCGGCCAGCAGGTCGAGGCGCTCAAGAAGGTCCAGGAGAAGCAGCGGACCCTCGCGCAGGAGCGCAAGGAGGCTTCCGACAAGCTCAAGGACCTCGCCGACACGCGCAAGGAACTGGGCAAGAAGAAGAAGGAAGTCCAGAGCAAGCTCGGCGCCGCCCAGAAGCTGCTCAACACGCTCACCGCCAAGGAGAAGCAGGAGCTCGCCGCCAAGGAGACCCGCGCGAGCCGCGACGCCGGCGACCGCGTGGACCTCGGCAAGGAGGCCCCGGCGTCGCAGCGCGGCCAGGCCGCCCTGAGCGCCGCCGCCACGCAGCTCGGCAAGCCCTATGTCTCCGGCGGCAGCGGCCCCAACTCCTACGACTGCTCCGGTCTCACGCAGTGGGGTTACAACCAGGCCGGCGTCCAGATCACCCGGACCACGTACACCCAGCAGAACGACGGCACGAAGATCGGCCGCAGCGAGCTGAAGCCCGGCGACCTGGTGTTCTTCAACAGCCTCGCGCACGTCGGCTTCTACGCGGGCAACGGCCAGGTGCTCCACGCCCCGAAGCCGGGCGCCGTCGTGCGCTACGAGTCGATGTCCACAATCGGCTCCTTCCAGTTCGGCGTCCGCATCTGA
- a CDS encoding NYN domain-containing protein — MVESASGEPDDGAAEVLDRPLPDGVRRRVVQIVSDGFGGLTVSELPAQLRQYARFTPNRRTKFAGNAMAAALEGDALFRQRIGERLREAEPELTGALDAGSPPPAADPLDVAAAAYVLRPTGWVKLVTAAGEEALRADAERVDDETRAELERLRGELSAARGQTKAETERLRAELESAKKEAESMHRKLRGALSDVKRGEAALRKAAAESDAARAEGQAQLSAAESETRRLKARLSETEAALEASRRAAREGRSVEDMRVRLLLDTVLESAQGLRRELALPPVSVRPAETVDAVEPGRMTPKDIAARALSENDPAILDQLLALPQAHMVVDGYNVTKTGYPTMPLEKQRLRLLGSLSQLAAQTGAEMTCVFDGAELAAPVLLAPPRGVRVLFSKPGVTADEVIRQLVRAEPPGRPVVVVSTDREVADGIAKAGARPVASAVLLKRLSRG, encoded by the coding sequence ATGGTGGAGAGCGCAAGCGGGGAGCCGGACGACGGCGCCGCTGAGGTGCTCGACCGCCCGCTGCCCGACGGAGTACGCCGACGGGTCGTCCAGATCGTCTCGGACGGCTTCGGCGGCCTCACAGTCAGCGAACTGCCCGCACAGCTGCGGCAGTACGCCCGCTTCACGCCGAACCGTCGCACGAAGTTCGCGGGCAACGCGATGGCGGCGGCCCTGGAGGGCGACGCGCTCTTCCGTCAGCGCATCGGCGAACGTCTCAGAGAGGCGGAGCCCGAGCTCACCGGCGCCCTGGACGCGGGCTCACCACCCCCGGCCGCGGACCCCCTCGATGTGGCGGCCGCGGCCTATGTGCTGCGTCCCACCGGCTGGGTGAAGCTGGTGACCGCCGCCGGCGAGGAGGCCCTGCGGGCCGACGCCGAGCGTGTGGACGACGAGACCCGCGCCGAGCTCGAACGGCTGCGCGGGGAACTCTCCGCAGCCCGCGGTCAGACGAAGGCCGAGACCGAACGGCTGCGCGCGGAGCTCGAGTCGGCGAAGAAGGAAGCCGAATCGATGCATCGCAAGCTGCGCGGCGCCCTCAGCGACGTCAAACGCGGCGAGGCGGCCCTGCGCAAGGCCGCGGCCGAGTCCGACGCCGCGCGGGCCGAGGGCCAGGCACAGCTGTCCGCCGCCGAGAGCGAGACCAGGCGGCTCAAGGCGCGGCTCAGCGAGACCGAGGCCGCCCTGGAGGCCAGCCGCAGGGCGGCGCGCGAGGGGCGCAGCGTCGAGGACATGCGGGTGCGGCTGCTGCTCGACACGGTCCTGGAGTCCGCCCAGGGACTGCGCCGCGAACTGGCCCTGCCGCCCGTCTCCGTGCGGCCCGCCGAGACCGTGGACGCCGTCGAGCCGGGGCGGATGACACCCAAGGACATCGCGGCCCGCGCGCTCTCCGAGAACGACCCGGCGATCCTCGACCAGCTGCTCGCGCTGCCGCAGGCGCACATGGTCGTGGACGGCTACAACGTCACCAAGACCGGCTATCCGACGATGCCCCTGGAGAAACAGCGGCTGCGCCTTCTCGGCTCGCTCTCGCAGCTCGCCGCGCAGACGGGCGCCGAGATGACCTGTGTCTTCGACGGTGCCGAACTCGCCGCGCCCGTGCTGCTCGCGCCGCCGCGCGGCGTGCGGGTGCTGTTCTCCAAGCCGGGCGTCACCGCGGACGAAGTGATCCGCCAGCTGGTGCGTGCCGAGCCTCCCGGGCGCCCCGTGGTCGTCGTCTCGACCGACCGCGAAGTGGCCGACGGGATCGCGAAGGCGGGCGCGCGGCCCGTCGCTTCGGCCGTGCTTCTGAAGCGGCTTTCGCGCGGCTGA
- a CDS encoding rhomboid family intramembrane serine protease has translation MITTWGTTAGRMLRGQSAPVTYGLIAVCCLVFVISPVSGLNPVHGTGDELLAAQQAYFERWGVVPTELFSGAMRPLLAPATALFVHGSWLHLLGNMLFLFVFGAMAEERMGHLQFALFYVGCGYLALFAYAVAHAGSDQTLVGASGAISAVLGAFLRLFPKARVTSLFPFLFFLPLRFPAWVVLPFWVVLQWLAAWQGAAGPGVAYLAHLVGFSLGFLYAWGRYRGTARVKKQKPAPATEGDSQP, from the coding sequence ATGATCACGACGTGGGGTACGACGGCGGGCCGGATGCTCAGGGGGCAGTCCGCCCCGGTGACGTATGGCCTGATCGCCGTCTGCTGTCTGGTCTTCGTGATCTCGCCGGTGTCCGGGCTCAATCCCGTGCACGGCACCGGCGATGAGCTGCTCGCCGCCCAGCAGGCCTACTTCGAGCGCTGGGGCGTGGTCCCCACGGAGTTGTTCAGCGGGGCGATGCGGCCGCTGCTCGCCCCGGCCACCGCGCTCTTCGTGCACGGCAGCTGGCTGCATCTCCTGGGCAACATGCTGTTCCTCTTCGTCTTCGGGGCGATGGCCGAGGAACGGATGGGGCACCTCCAGTTCGCGCTCTTCTATGTCGGCTGCGGCTATCTCGCCCTGTTCGCCTACGCGGTCGCGCACGCGGGCTCCGACCAGACCCTGGTGGGCGCGTCGGGGGCGATCTCCGCGGTGCTCGGGGCCTTTCTCCGTCTCTTCCCCAAGGCGCGGGTCACCAGCCTCTTCCCGTTCCTCTTCTTCCTGCCGCTGCGGTTTCCTGCATGGGTGGTGCTGCCGTTCTGGGTGGTGCTGCAGTGGCTTGCGGCCTGGCAGGGCGCGGCTGGGCCCGGAGTGGCGTATCTGGCCCACCTGGTCGGGTTCTCCCTGGGCTTTCTGTACGCGTGGGGGCGCTACAGGGGGACAGCTAGAGTGAAGAAGCAGAAGCCAGCACCGGCTACCGAGGGAGACAGTCAGCCGTGA